The following coding sequences are from one Tolumonas lignilytica window:
- the nrdD gene encoding anaerobic ribonucleoside-triphosphate reductase yields the protein MQAKPLVIKRDGCRVSFDGSRIWHAVAKAAEAVNVRDDAYCASVAGQIAAQLAGRDEVDISEVQTLVENLLMEGPHKTLARAYIEYRHDRDLAREKQGRLNKEIQGLIQQTNAELLNENANKDSKVIPTQRDLLAGIVAKHYAKQHMLPRDVVQAHESGEIHFHDLDYSPFFPMFNCMLIDIEGMLTHGFKMGNAEIDTPKSISTATAVTAQIIAQVASHIYGGTTINRIDEILAPYVTKSYEKHRQVAEEWQIPDADGYAHARTEKECYDAFQSLEYEVNTLHTANGQTPFVTFGFGLGESWESRLIQKSILQNRIAGLGKNHKTAVFPKLVFAIRDGINHKQSDPNYDIKRLALECASKRMYPDILNYDQVVKVTGSFKTPMGCRSFLGVYEEDGKLIHEGRNNLGVVSLNLPRIALEARDEAHFFDLLDGRLRLCKKALMARIERLNGVKARVAPILYMEGACGVRLKADDDIAQIFKNGRASISLGYIGVHETINALYGNQKHVFDDETLRQKAVLIVQKLRDAVDEWKHETGYGFSLYSTPSENLCNRFCHLDTKTFGVRDGVTDKGYYTNSFHLDVEKKVDPYAKIDFEMAYPPIANGGFICYGEYPNIQHNLEALENVWDYSYDRVPYYGTNTPIDECYECGFTGEFECTSKGFTCPKCGNHDSTKVSVTRRVCGYLGSPDARPFNAGKQEEVKRRVKHLPSFGK from the coding sequence ATGCAAGCAAAACCGCTGGTAATCAAACGCGACGGCTGCCGCGTATCGTTTGATGGCTCACGCATATGGCACGCAGTCGCAAAAGCGGCTGAAGCTGTAAATGTAAGAGACGACGCGTATTGCGCCTCAGTCGCTGGTCAGATCGCCGCTCAGTTAGCTGGGCGTGATGAAGTCGATATCAGTGAAGTACAGACGCTGGTCGAAAACCTGTTGATGGAAGGCCCGCACAAGACGCTCGCTCGTGCCTACATCGAATACCGTCATGATCGTGATTTGGCCCGTGAAAAACAAGGCCGCCTCAATAAAGAGATCCAAGGCTTGATCCAGCAGACCAACGCCGAACTGCTGAATGAGAATGCCAACAAAGACAGCAAAGTGATCCCGACGCAACGCGATCTGCTGGCGGGTATCGTTGCCAAGCATTACGCCAAACAGCATATGCTGCCTCGCGATGTGGTACAGGCGCATGAAAGCGGCGAGATCCACTTTCACGATCTCGATTACTCGCCGTTCTTCCCGATGTTCAACTGTATGCTGATCGATATTGAAGGCATGCTGACACACGGCTTCAAAATGGGAAATGCCGAAATTGATACGCCAAAATCAATTTCAACGGCCACGGCCGTAACCGCTCAAATCATTGCTCAAGTAGCTAGCCATATTTATGGCGGCACGACCATCAACCGGATTGATGAAATATTGGCCCCCTATGTGACCAAGAGCTATGAAAAACATCGTCAGGTAGCAGAAGAATGGCAGATCCCGGATGCTGACGGTTATGCCCATGCCCGTACCGAAAAAGAGTGTTATGACGCCTTCCAGTCGCTGGAATATGAGGTCAACACTCTGCATACTGCCAATGGTCAGACCCCCTTCGTGACCTTTGGCTTTGGCTTGGGTGAAAGCTGGGAGTCACGCCTGATCCAGAAATCGATTCTGCAAAATCGGATCGCCGGTCTGGGTAAAAACCACAAGACCGCCGTGTTCCCGAAACTGGTGTTTGCGATCCGCGATGGCATCAACCATAAGCAGAGCGATCCGAATTACGATATCAAGCGTCTGGCGCTGGAATGTGCCAGCAAGCGCATGTATCCAGACATTCTGAACTATGATCAGGTCGTGAAAGTGACCGGCTCGTTCAAGACCCCGATGGGTTGCCGCAGCTTCCTGGGGGTGTATGAAGAAGACGGCAAGCTGATCCACGAAGGGCGGAATAATCTGGGCGTGGTCAGCCTGAACCTGCCGCGTATTGCGCTGGAAGCCCGCGACGAAGCACATTTCTTTGATCTGCTCGACGGCCGTCTGCGTTTATGCAAGAAAGCCCTGATGGCACGCATTGAACGTCTGAACGGCGTGAAAGCGCGTGTGGCACCGATCCTGTATATGGAAGGTGCTTGTGGTGTACGTCTGAAAGCCGATGATGATATTGCTCAGATTTTCAAAAATGGCCGCGCCTCGATTTCGCTGGGTTATATCGGTGTCCATGAGACCATCAATGCACTGTATGGTAACCAGAAGCATGTGTTTGATGATGAAACCCTGCGTCAGAAGGCCGTTCTTATCGTCCAGAAACTGCGTGATGCGGTAGATGAATGGAAACATGAAACCGGCTACGGCTTCAGCCTGTATAGCACCCCGAGCGAGAACCTGTGCAATCGCTTCTGCCATCTGGATACCAAAACCTTTGGTGTGCGGGATGGTGTGACTGATAAAGGCTATTACACCAACAGCTTCCACCTGGATGTGGAGAAGAAAGTCGATCCATACGCGAAAATCGATTTCGAGATGGCTTATCCTCCAATCGCGAATGGCGGGTTCATCTGCTACGGTGAATATCCGAACATTCAGCATAATCTGGAAGCGCTGGAAAACGTCTGGGATTACAGCTATGACCGCGTGCCTTATTACGGCACCAATACGCCGATCGACGAGTGTTATGAATGCGGTTTTACCGGAGAGTTTGAATGTACCAGCAAGGGCTTTACCTGCCCGAAATGCGGCAATCATGACTCCACCAAGGTTTCCGTAACCCGTCGGGTGTGTGGTTATCTCGGTAGCCCCGATGCCCGCCCGTTCAATGCAGGTAAACAGGAAGAAGTGAAACGCCGCGTGAAACATCTGCCGAGTTTTGGCAAATAA
- a CDS encoding HD-GYP domain-containing protein, with protein MNYFQKRTAFKIAVVSVVLASLASPLSWYVARENAEESIVSLAIEESGRLAQHFDATNLTSPDAVAHATMAAQTISGGLFDIAEIYNRQGNKLAESSNAEGDKIERLLPKHISPNYRQAFYENLRNRGDHWILRVFVPLRASIHDSNSPITGYFEGVRVIPAWQQQQVLNTALTVALMVCFASLLCGAVLYPVVVRLSADNERKTLEVLDSHISMMESLGRAIAKRDSDTGAHNYRVAWIAARIAERMGLSGSEMQALIAGSFLHDVGKIGIPDAILLKPGKLDEAELTIMRTHVVQGEEIVKGMGWLDGAHAIVAAHHEKWDGSGYPRKLSGTAIPLAARIFAVADVFDALCSKRPYKEPMSFEASMAILDKDTGSHFDPAVMNEFKAIATEIFKQLEHSTENKARQLLEERVRLHFET; from the coding sequence ATGAATTATTTTCAGAAGCGCACCGCGTTCAAAATTGCCGTTGTCAGTGTGGTATTGGCTTCTTTAGCCAGTCCGCTATCTTGGTATGTTGCGCGTGAAAACGCAGAAGAAAGCATTGTTTCATTAGCTATCGAAGAGTCGGGGCGATTAGCCCAGCATTTTGATGCGACTAACTTGACCTCTCCCGATGCGGTGGCACATGCCACGATGGCAGCGCAAACTATTTCGGGGGGGCTGTTTGATATTGCCGAGATCTATAACCGGCAAGGGAATAAACTGGCCGAATCCAGTAATGCGGAAGGCGACAAAATAGAACGGCTGCTACCCAAACATATTTCTCCTAACTACCGGCAGGCCTTTTATGAAAATCTGAGAAATCGAGGCGATCACTGGATCTTACGGGTCTTTGTGCCGCTACGTGCGTCGATCCATGATAGCAACAGCCCGATCACCGGGTATTTTGAGGGGGTGCGCGTCATTCCTGCCTGGCAACAACAACAAGTCCTGAATACCGCCTTAACCGTTGCGCTGATGGTTTGTTTTGCGTCATTGCTCTGCGGTGCCGTGCTGTATCCTGTTGTTGTTCGTTTATCCGCCGATAACGAACGAAAAACACTCGAAGTGCTGGATTCACATATTTCCATGATGGAGTCGCTGGGCCGAGCCATCGCGAAACGGGATTCGGATACCGGCGCACATAATTACCGGGTGGCTTGGATCGCGGCACGTATCGCTGAGCGTATGGGGCTAAGTGGCAGTGAGATGCAAGCGCTGATCGCGGGTAGTTTTTTACATGATGTCGGCAAGATCGGCATTCCCGATGCCATTTTGCTGAAGCCGGGGAAACTCGATGAAGCCGAATTAACCATCATGCGAACCCATGTGGTTCAGGGGGAGGAGATTGTCAAAGGGATGGGCTGGCTGGATGGTGCCCATGCCATCGTGGCCGCGCACCATGAGAAATGGGACGGTTCAGGTTACCCCCGAAAGTTATCCGGTACGGCGATTCCGCTGGCCGCCCGGATATTTGCGGTCGCGGATGTCTTCGATGCGCTGTGCTCTAAGCGCCCTTATAAAGAGCCGATGAGCTTTGAGGCCTCAATGGCCATTCTCGATAAAGACACCGGTTCCCATTTTGATCCGGCCGTGATGAATGAATTTAAAGCAATTGCGACAGAGATATTTAAACAGTTGGAACACAGTACAGAGAATAAGGCCCGTCAATTACTGGAGGAACGGGTTCGTCTGCATTTTGAAACGTAA
- a CDS encoding winged helix-turn-helix transcriptional regulator, translating to MTTRQPCFFGCSVEAALSVIGGKWKGVILFRLLDGTKRFNELHRMVPGVTQRMLTLQLRELEADNVVHREVYAEVPPRVEYSLTEFGRTLEPILMGLKQWGDGYKELLVNLREDQSA from the coding sequence ATGACGACTCGCCAGCCCTGTTTCTTTGGTTGCTCGGTAGAAGCAGCCCTCTCGGTGATTGGTGGCAAATGGAAAGGCGTGATCCTATTTCGGTTATTGGACGGGACCAAACGCTTTAATGAATTGCACCGGATGGTGCCGGGCGTAACGCAACGCATGCTGACTCTGCAACTGCGGGAACTGGAAGCCGATAATGTGGTGCACCGGGAAGTGTATGCCGAAGTGCCGCCTCGGGTGGAATACAGCCTGACCGAATTCGGTCGCACACTGGAACCGATCCTGATGGGATTGAAACAGTGGGGCGATGGCTATAAAGAGTTACTGGTCAACTTGCGGGAAGATCAAAGTGCCTAA
- a CDS encoding MmcQ/YjbR family DNA-binding protein, with product MQLTELKSYLYGKLAATEELPFGPEYLVYKVCNKMFALIAWQETPLRINLKADPAQVDLQRAMFASIRPGYHMNKRHWNTVTLDGELTDAQLQGLIDDSYRLVVAKLTKKEREALVSHPQAHHK from the coding sequence ATGCAACTTACCGAACTGAAAAGCTATTTATACGGCAAGCTGGCAGCGACAGAGGAACTCCCCTTTGGCCCGGAATATCTGGTCTATAAGGTGTGCAATAAAATGTTTGCGCTGATTGCGTGGCAGGAGACACCGTTACGGATCAATCTGAAGGCAGATCCGGCACAGGTGGATCTGCAGCGAGCGATGTTTGCCTCGATCCGCCCCGGCTATCACATGAACAAACGCCACTGGAACACCGTCACACTCGATGGCGAACTCACCGATGCGCAGTTACAGGGGTTGATCGATGACTCTTATCGACTGGTGGTCGCAAAGTTGACAAAAAAAGAGCGGGAAGCACTTGTGTCTCACCCACAGGCACACCATAAATAA
- a CDS encoding NAD(P)H-dependent oxidoreductase — MTKQDILAAYAFRHACKAFNPEKKISADDFDTILETGRLSPSSFGFEPWQFLVIQDEVLRDKILPIACGQKQIPTASHLVITLSRRGETLVAGSDYLLRFMRETQQLPEEVVKMRSDFYAFFQKELFKLEGDEARIAAWAARQTYLPMANMMTTAALLGIDSCPIEGFNKAELEALLAKEAGVDLNTFGVEHMTAYGYRAGEPARVKTRRTTEEVVRWL, encoded by the coding sequence ATGACTAAACAAGATATTCTGGCTGCTTATGCCTTTCGTCATGCCTGCAAGGCATTCAACCCGGAAAAGAAAATCAGTGCAGATGATTTCGACACCATTCTGGAGACTGGTCGCTTGTCCCCCAGTTCGTTTGGTTTTGAACCATGGCAGTTTCTGGTGATTCAGGATGAAGTCCTGCGCGATAAAATCCTGCCGATTGCCTGTGGGCAAAAACAGATCCCCACGGCCAGCCATCTGGTGATCACGCTGTCTCGTCGTGGCGAAACCTTGGTTGCCGGCAGCGATTATCTGCTGCGCTTTATGCGCGAAACGCAGCAGTTGCCAGAAGAGGTTGTCAAAATGAGAAGCGACTTCTATGCCTTTTTCCAGAAAGAGTTGTTTAAGCTGGAAGGTGACGAAGCCAGAATTGCGGCATGGGCGGCCAGACAAACCTATCTGCCGATGGCAAATATGATGACGACCGCCGCGTTGCTGGGGATTGATTCCTGCCCGATTGAAGGTTTCAACAAGGCCGAGCTGGAAGCATTACTGGCCAAAGAAGCAGGCGTGGATCTGAACACGTTTGGAGTGGAACACATGACCGCCTATGGCTACCGGGCCGGCGAACCTGCACGTGTGAAAACCCGTCGTACCACGGAAGAAGTTGTCCGCTGGTTGTAA